TGGTCCGATTTCCTCGACCTTCTGCCTGACCAGTACTCCGCTTATTGCCGTGGTGGGTTTGTCGAGGGCATCGATCAGTTCGATGCGAAGTTCTTTGGAATCTCACCCATCGAGGCCCGACTGATTGACCCGCAGCAACGAATGCTGTTGGAGACTGGTTGGCAGGCATTCGAGGATGCGGGCATCAATCCGGACCGGCTGAGTGGCAGTCGCACCGGGGTGTATGTCGGCGTCGCCACCAGCGAATACCGGGACCTCATGAAGAACAGCGACTATGGCATTGGCTATCTGAGTACCGCCGCAAGCATGGCGGTTGGCCGGCTTTCCTACTACTTCGGCTTGGCCGGGCCGACCATGCCAGTGGAACTGAACTGCGCATCGTCGCTAGTCGCCGTACATCAGGCGGTCGACGGTTTGCGGCTGCGCGAGGCGGATCTTGCCCTTGCCGGTGGCGTGAGTGCCGTGCTGTCGGCGCCGATTACAAGAGAAATGGCGGATCTCGGACTGCTGTCCCGCGAAGGCGCGTGCAAGACCTTCGACGCCTCTGCGGACGGTTTCGTCCGAGGTGAGGGCTGCGGCATGGTCATCCTGAAGCGCCTCGTGGACGCGGAGGCCGATGGCGACCGCATCTGGGCAGTAATTCGCGGAACGGCCGTCAACCAAAATGGGGCGAGCGCGGGACCGACAGTCCCCAACGGCTCAGCGCAGGAACGGGTGATCAGCCAGGCATTGTCGCAGGCTGGTATCCCGCCTTCCGACGTGGACTACCTTGAGGCCCATGGAGCCGGATCCGCCTTCGGTGATCCCATCGAGGTGCAGGCTGCCGCGGCCGTCTACGGTCAGGAACGTCCGGAGGAAAGCCCGCTGCTGATCGGGTCTGTCAAGACCAACATCGGTCACTTGGAATCGGCTGCTGGCATTGCGGGCTTGATGAAAACGGTGTTGGCGATGAGCCGGAGGGTCATCCCACAGCATTTGAACTTCGACAAGCCCAGTCCGCTCATCGAATGGGACCGGCTGCCGGTGCGGGTGGCGAGCACGGTGGCTGCGTGGCCTGCTGCGTCTGGTCGGCCACCGAGGGCTGCGGTCAGCGCGTTCGGGATCTCCGGGGTGAATGCGCATGTCGTCTTGGAAGGGCACGAAGGGGCCGACGGCAGCGTGGATGAAGACGATTGTCTGCCCGAGGGCGCCGCCTGGCGGGTCCCTGCCAGTTTGCCGCAGACGCTTGCCGGGCCTGCCCAAGGCGATGACGGGTTCACGGCGCGTGATGCGCGACTCCTGCCTCTGTCCGCGAAGTCGGGCGGGGCGCTGCAGGCCTTGGCCGGGGAATATCTGGCGTGGCTGGATGAACGTACCGACCTGCTGTCGACGAATGGTGACGCATCGGGCCCACTCCTTTCAGACATGGCGTGGACCGCCGGAGTGGGACGGAGCCACCTTGCCGTACGAGCCGGCGTGGTGTTCCGTGACACCGCCTCTCTGCGAGAGCGCCTGCAGGCCCTAGCCAAAGCCAAAAGCAGTTCGGGCGATTCAGCGGGCGTGAAGCTGGCGTTCGTTTACCCTGACGAAATTGGCCGATGGGCGGAAGTCGGTAAGGCTCTGTACGAGAGCGAGCCCGTGGTGCGGGCCGTCCTCGACCGATGCGAGACGGTGCTGCACGACGAGCGCGGGGCCTCGTTGCTGGATGCAATGTTTGAGCGGGGCGAACCAGCAGAGGCGCTCAACCAATCGGATTTGAGAGGTCCGGCCGTGTATGCGCTGGCCTGCACGCTTACTGCCCTTTGGTCAAGCATTGGCATTCGGCCGAGCGTAGTCGGCGGACAGGGCGCCGGTGAAATCGCAGCCGCCCAGGCCGCTGGCGTATTCGATCTGGAGGACGGGCTTCGGCTCGCGTCGATATGGGAGCCGCGACGCCAACAGCTGCACAACGGCGCGGCTGGCGGGACCGATCCAGGTGAACTCGATGCCACTCTGGACGGGATCAGTTTCGCGCCACCCTCGATCGGACTTCTGAGCGGCGCGACGGGTCAGCCGGTAGAGGCTGGCAAGACACTGGATGCGGCGTACTGGCGTGCGCAAATGCAGGAGTCGTCGCCGTCCGAGCATTGGGCAGACGCGCTCGGGACGCTGGAGGTCCAGATGGTTGTCGAGATCGGCGTGCACGCCGCGCTAGGGTCGAAACGGGGCCGCGAAGGGTCGGAGTCGGTAAACGGCGCCGCAACACCGATGCTGCTTTCGAGTCTGCAGCCATCAGGTTCCGACGAGACGAGTTTGGCGTCGGTGTGCGGCACCGGTTTCCTGGATGCGGCTGCCAAGGCATACGAAGCCGGGCTGCCGGTTTCCTTCGAAGGACTGTTCGCCGGTGAGGAACGCCGTCGCGTCTCGCTACCGGGCTATCCGTTTCAGCGTCGAGCTCACTGGCTCCAGAAGCAGCGGAGTTGAGGTCAATTCGATCGGCAGCGCGCCGGCAGCAACGAAGCTGGCCTCGCGATGCGAGCCCTGACTGCCCCGCATCGGGGGCAGTCGTTGAGCACGTTTGACGTCAGGTGGCGGTCGGCCAGGGGCGGCCGGTCACCAAGAAACGGTCAGGCGGCGCGTGCGTCGATGTGGGTTACCAAATCCCGCAGCGTATCGAACTGCATGCAGTCCTCGGCCACCATCTTTAGGTCGAACTCGTCGTTGACCAGCTTGAAGAATGCCACCGCTTGCATGGAAGTGACCCCGGCATCGCTGAACGCCCTGTCGAAATCTGGCTCATGATCCAGATCAAGGTTCTCGTTGATGAGCTGCCTCAGGCGGCTTTCTGTTGACGACATGTGTTTGGGTTCCTTTCTTGCATTACGTTCAAGCGGAATGCTGGCCTCTAGCTTCGCCCCCGCCTACCTTGGAGGTGGGGTTTAGATAGCTTGAAACTAGATGACACAGGCGAGCGAGAAGCGTCCGCAAACTAGCGCAAGCTCATGCTGCCCGCAAGCACGTTTGCGAGACGTTGCCATGCTATCGTGGTTGCCGACACGACGATTGGAGCCGGCTGCAGACGCCCGACTGCCCGAATGAAATGGCGATGAAGACCAAGCTGCGCGAAAAGCAATGGGTCGAGAAGTACCCTGATGTCGGAACCGAGCCGCTCCCAACCGAGCCCTACCTTTCCCAGAAACGTTTCGCCCTTGAGCGTGATCTGGTCTTTCGCCGCAGCTGGATCAATGTGGGACGCGTCGACGAGATTCCAGGCATCGGCGACTACTTCGTGCGAGATATTGCCATCTGCCAGGCTTCCATCCTGGTCGTCCGGGGCTCGGACGGTATCGTACGCGCCTTCCACAATGTCTGTTCGCATCGCAGCAACACCCTGGTGCTGGACGAACGGGGAACGTGCCCGGGCAGGCTCAATTGCCACTTCCATAACTGGGTGTACAGCGACACAGGAGAGTTGCTCTGGGTCCCGGACGAAGAAAACTTCTTCGATCTTGACAAGCGGGACCATGGCCTGACTCCAGTCAACATGGACATTTGGGAAGGTTTCGTGTTTGTCCATCTGGACCCGGAGCCGGCCCAGACGCTGCAAAGCTATCTTGGAGGTGTCGCCGATCAGCTAGCAGGCTGTCCGTTCGACAAGATGCCGCTCAGCCAAACCTACCGTGTCGAGGAACGCGCCAACTGGAAGATCGGACTCGACGCCCAAAACGAACTCTATCATTTCCCGTTTCAGCATCGTCATGTGGCCGGCGATGCGTTCAGGACCAACGACAAGCATCAAAGCCGCTATCAGGACCTCAGGCTCTACAACTATCACAGTGTCTGGTCATGTGAATACGGCGAGAGCCACAAACTCACGCCGATAGCCTCCACTCTCTACAAGTTCGACGGAATTCTTCGGGCGTTCACCATTCCGCAGATGATCGGTGAGATGGATTTCTTCACCGTGTTCCCGAATTTCGTGATCCTGCTGTACCAGCTAGGCACATCGACGAGTTACCTCACTTATCATTTCTGGCCACTGGCTGTCGATCGCACAATCTGGGAAATCCGCGTCTATTTCAGGGAACCCCTGTCCGTTCGGGAGCGAATCCGGCAGGAGTACTTCAAGTGCATTTCCAGAGATACGCTGCAGGAAGACACGGCCATGCATGAGGCCGTCCATTCTGGCCTCGCCTCGCGCGCCAAGCCCCACATCATCCTGCAGGACAACGAGATCGCCATCCGCCACTTCCATAGGGTGATGGAAGATCGGATCGGCGCTGGTCTGCCAACTTGATCAGCGACAGCGACGGAGGCGGGATGCCGGCGATGGACGGGCCGTCATTGCCGGAGGAGTTCGGGGATCTCCAGCCCTATCTCGAGTGGGCGCTTGAGCCCGAACGCGCGCGAACTGAAAAGAGGGTCGCGTCCTCGATGGCCGAGATCCGCGATTTCTACGACACGGTCCAGCCGCGGCTAGAAGCGATGATTCGCTACCTGGAAGACTTCCGCGACGACCCGATGCCGGCACCCGCACATCGTCTCTACCTGATCTCGCTGTCGCTGGTCGAGGTGGCCAACTTGGTGGAGCTCTACAAGCGAAAAGAGGTGTTCGAGGGATGTGATCCCTTGCGGTACGCGTCCGACCAGTGATCGGCAACGGGACTGCGGGGCGCCTTGCAACGGCCCAACATGGATGACTGCCCGGGATCCGAGAGACTGCGGAAGACAGATGCGGGGTCCGTCGAGGGAAGAGAAGCGCGCTCGGCGACTCGTGAGGGGAGCCAGCGGCGGAAGCGCCGGTACCACCGAAGCCGGGTAGGCCCTCGGCATTCGTGCCGATCGGGCACTCAGGGCGCAGTGCGCTCCGGTTGCGATACATCGCAGCCGGAATCACTGCATCGGCACACCTCGTAGGTTCAGCCAGCGGCCCAAGACAGAGTATTCTTCGCCGCATTTGGCAGCGAGGCGCGTATGCGTGGACGCCACGTCTTCATGGACAGCCTATCCGCCCATGGCGTCAGGTACATCTTTGGCAATCCCGGGACTACCGAGAACCCGTTGATCGGAGCGTTGTCGGACTGCCCTGATCTGCAATACATCCTGACGCTGCACGAAGGCATTGCCGTGGGCGCGGCCAGCTATTACGCGCAGGCGAGCGGCAACACCGGTCTGATCAACCTCCATGCGGCCCCCGGGCTCGGCAATGGCCTCGGGATGCTGTACGGCGCTCTGAAGGCGAACTCACCCATGATCGTCACCGCCGGTCAGCAGGACACGCGAATGCGACTGCGTGAGCCGCTGTTGAGTCATGATCTCGTTGCGATGGCGGCGCCAGTGACGAAATGGAGCACGCAGGTGGAGCGCGCCGACGAGATTGCGGACATCATGCGCCGAGCGTTCAAGATCGCGCATGATCCGCCGGCGGGCCCGGTGTTCGTAGCGCTACCGATCGACGTGATGGAACGGGAGACGGACGTCGGCGCCGCCAACGCCGGCGACCTGTTTCGGGCCGCCAGTGCGGATCCTGCGGGTATCTCCGCTGTGGTCGACCACCTTCTCGCCAGCGACAAGCCCGCGGTCGTTGCCGGAGATGACGTGGCGCGCTCGGGCGCCAACGACGAACTAGTACGGTTGGCCGAGACTGTCGGGGCATCGGTCTGGTTCGAGGGGCTCCACCAGCGGGTCGCGTTTCCGACCGGTCATCCGAACGCGCGCGGCGGATTGCCGTTTGACGCCGCGCGCATTGCGGCGGCACTCCGCAGTGCCGATCTCGTAGTGATGGTAGGTGGGCCGTTCTTCGAAGAGGTCTGGTACTCGGACGGCAGCCCGTTCCCCGCGGGTGCACAGGTAGTGCAGATCGAGGAGAGCACCGAGCGCCTCGCTTTCAATCACCCGGTGACCGCCGGTCTCGTTGGCCATCTGCCGAGTACGCTCGCAGCGATGAATCGGGCCCTCCAGCAGCGGGCGAGTGCAAAATTCGCCGGTGCAGCGAGGGAGCGCAACACCGAATTGCGGCAGAAAAAGGCGGACGAAGCGAGCTTCCAGAAGCTCCGGGTCGAGCAGGCATGGCATCGCGAGCCGCCGGCGCTACCAAGGGTGGTGGAAGAGATCCGCAGCGGCCTCCCGCCCGACACCATTGTTGTCGACGAGTCCATAACGGCTAGTTCGGACCTGAGTAGGACGATCCAGTTCAAGACGGCCGACGACTATTTCGGTGGGCGAGGCGGCGGGATCGGTCAGGGCCTGGCCGGGGCAATCGGTGTGAAACTGGGCCACCCCGACCGACCACTGATCGCGATTTCCGGTGACGGTTCGGCGATGTACAGCATCCAGGCCCTCTGGACAGCGGCCCATCACGATTTGGCGATCGTCTTCGCGATTCTGGCGAACCGCGAGTATCGCGTGCTGAAGCACAACATGGACCACTACCGAACACGTTTTGATATCCCGTCGAATGAGGGCTACCCGCAGATGGACCTTAACGAACCCGTGCTCGGCTTTGTCGAATTGGCAGCTGGTATGGGCGTCGCCGGTACACGCGTCGCCGAAAGCGATGAAATCAGTACCGCAATCAAGTCTGCGTTCGATTCCGGGAAGCCCCATCTGGTCGAAATCGTCATGGAAGGCAAAGCGTGACGAGTCCGCTCTCATCGGATGGCACCACACCGAGCGGGTGACAAGCCGGCACAGAGCCGCGAGAAGTATTGGGGTCTGCAGTTTTCGAGACCGCGCCCCATGCCGGTGCATGGAAGCATGATCCGTCTGCCTCGGCGGGGCAGATCGTGTTGCTCCCCCCAGCCGGGACACGGACGCTCGGCAATGTTGCCGGAGCCGGTTCAACTGGGGCCATTGCGCGGGAGAAGTCGAGCGGTTCTTATCCGCGGGTCGACGTCGGGGGTAGTTTGTAGGCGAGCGCGGCGGCAAACCGCGGCTCCCCAAGATCCAGGAGACGCCATGCGGCCGAGGGGGCGTGCGGAAACCGAAACACGCTGGATCGAACGCCCTGCAGCATCGCGCCCGGTACTTCGAAACCGCATGGGTCAAGCGAGAATCCAGAACCGAGCGCTTTGATCAGCGCCTCCTTCAAACTCCACAGCCGAAAGAAGCGGTTGATCTTCTGTTGTCCGTCGACACTCGCAAGGGACTGCCGTTCCCTCGGGCTGTAGACCATGCTGCCGATGCCATCGAAGTCGCGACGTGCGATGCGTTCTTCGACATCAACCCCGATGCACGTTCGGTGCCCAAGCGCGATCAGTCCATGGCGCCCGCTGTGACTCACGTTGAACCCCAGCGACACCGGCTGTCCGGCCACGGTGGCGTACGGCTTGCCGTGTTCCCGGTAGTGGAACGACAGCTGGCTGGCAGAGCAATCGAGGCGCTCCGACAGGCTGAAACGTAGCGCAGCGCGGCAGAGTGCGAACTCGCGTCGCGGGCGGTCCGACACAAAGCGATGCCAGCGCTCTTGTTCGTCTTCATCAAGTACAGCGCGGGCATGACGCTCGTGCTCGTGGTTGGCAGTCAGATCGACATGTAGGACCGTAGCACCACTGACTTCGCGCCATGGTTGCCACCACCTTGTCGCCGGGTCTGTCATGTCAGGGAGCGGTCTTGAGTGGTCGTCTTCATGCCGTGCAGGGTGTTACCGGCCGCCCGGGCCACCTGGAACATCGACGGTGCCTCACGGAGCGACGGCTTGCAGCCGGGTGGGGACTGCGTGCATTCGTCCAGCAGGCTTGTTGCCGCTTGGGTCGTCGTCAGGTTGCCCGCGGCAATCAGCGTGATGACCGGCTTTCCTGGCGTGGCCCAAGTGAGCATCTTCCGAAAGACGGAAATATCGTCCGCGGCCGCGTTGATTCGCGTGCCGGAGAGAAGAACGAGTCCCTGATCGAGGTTCAGGCCGACGCAACCGGTCATACTGACCTCATCGTTCTGCTC
The Rhodospirillales bacterium genome window above contains:
- a CDS encoding aromatic ring-hydroxylating dioxygenase subunit alpha, whose translation is MKTKLREKQWVEKYPDVGTEPLPTEPYLSQKRFALERDLVFRRSWINVGRVDEIPGIGDYFVRDIAICQASILVVRGSDGIVRAFHNVCSHRSNTLVLDERGTCPGRLNCHFHNWVYSDTGELLWVPDEENFFDLDKRDHGLTPVNMDIWEGFVFVHLDPEPAQTLQSYLGGVADQLAGCPFDKMPLSQTYRVEERANWKIGLDAQNELYHFPFQHRHVAGDAFRTNDKHQSRYQDLRLYNYHSVWSCEYGESHKLTPIASTLYKFDGILRAFTIPQMIGEMDFFTVFPNFVILLYQLGTSTSYLTYHFWPLAVDRTIWEIRVYFREPLSVRERIRQEYFKCISRDTLQEDTAMHEAVHSGLASRAKPHIILQDNEIAIRHFHRVMEDRIGAGLPT
- a CDS encoding thiamine pyrophosphate-binding protein; the encoded protein is MRGRHVFMDSLSAHGVRYIFGNPGTTENPLIGALSDCPDLQYILTLHEGIAVGAASYYAQASGNTGLINLHAAPGLGNGLGMLYGALKANSPMIVTAGQQDTRMRLREPLLSHDLVAMAAPVTKWSTQVERADEIADIMRRAFKIAHDPPAGPVFVALPIDVMERETDVGAANAGDLFRAASADPAGISAVVDHLLASDKPAVVAGDDVARSGANDELVRLAETVGASVWFEGLHQRVAFPTGHPNARGGLPFDAARIAAALRSADLVVMVGGPFFEEVWYSDGSPFPAGAQVVQIEESTERLAFNHPVTAGLVGHLPSTLAAMNRALQQRASAKFAGAARERNTELRQKKADEASFQKLRVEQAWHREPPALPRVVEEIRSGLPPDTIVVDESITASSDLSRTIQFKTADDYFGGRGGGIGQGLAGAIGVKLGHPDRPLIAISGDGSAMYSIQALWTAAHHDLAIVFAILANREYRVLKHNMDHYRTRFDIPSNEGYPQMDLNEPVLGFVELAAGMGVAGTRVAESDEISTAIKSAFDSGKPHLVEIVMEGKA
- a CDS encoding acyl carrier protein yields the protein MSSTESRLRQLINENLDLDHEPDFDRAFSDAGVTSMQAVAFFKLVNDEFDLKMVAEDCMQFDTLRDLVTHIDARAA
- a CDS encoding 4'-phosphopantetheinyl transferase superfamily protein, yielding MTDPATRWWQPWREVSGATVLHVDLTANHEHERHARAVLDEDEQERWHRFVSDRPRREFALCRAALRFSLSERLDCSASQLSFHYREHGKPYATVAGQPVSLGFNVSHSGRHGLIALGHRTCIGVDVEERIARRDFDGIGSMVYSPRERQSLASVDGQQKINRFFRLWSLKEALIKALGSGFSLDPCGFEVPGAMLQGVRSSVFRFPHAPSAAWRLLDLGEPRFAAALAYKLPPTSTRG